Part of the Shumkonia mesophila genome is shown below.
AGCCGGCGGGCTTGCCGGTCTTCTTGAGCCCCTGGCACAGCTTCAGGAAGCCGTCGGTATCCTTCGGGAACTCCTTGAACCCGGCCTGCTCCACCAGCGACTTGCGATAGACGCAGCAGCTTCCCGCAGCGCCGAACGGCAGGGCGATCCACCGGTTGTCGCGGGTGCCGTAGGCCTTGGCCACCGGCGCCCAGCCCTCGTACTTCTTGCCCAGGGCTTCGGCGACGTCGGTGACGTCGATCAGCTTGTCGGGATATTGATGGGCGTCGTCGAACCAGCCGAAGATGATGTCCGGCCCGCTGCCGACGTTGGCGGCCACCGCCGCCTTGGGACGGATGTCTTCCCAGGACTGGTATTCGAGACTGACCTTGACGCCGGTTGCCTCGGTGAACTTCTTGCTGTTCTCCTCGAACAGCAATTGATCGCCGTCGACGAACTTGGTCCAACGCAGAACCTTGAGCTGGGCACCCGCCTCGGGCTTGAACGTCATGTCGGCAGCAACAGCGGGTTTCGCTCCCAGCATCCCGCCGGCCGCCCCCGCGACCACCCCGGCGGCTCCGATTTTGAACACGTCGCGACGACTGAAATCGTGGCTCATTTGCTCTCCTCCGTTTCGCCTCGGTTGTTGACCTTGGAAGTTTGCCATTCCATTCGTGGGCGTCCTTGTGCCGGACGCTTGTGGACGAACGCCGGCCGCCGCGGCCGGCGCTGAAAACCGCTAGTCGACGATCCGCTTCCCGCTTTCGGCATCGAACAGGTGGATGCTGCCAAGCTCGGGAAAGACGACGATGTCCTGCTCGGGCCGGAAATCGTGGCGGTCGGTGAAGACCGCGCAGATGGGTTCGCCGGCGATCGAGGAAATGACCTCGATCTCGTCGCCGGTCGGCTCGACGACACCGACCTTGATCGGAATGCCCAGTTGGCCGTTTTCCGAGCCCAGCCGGAAGTTCTTCGGCCGCACCCCGTAGACCACCTGCTGCCCTTGCCGGCCGGGCGTCTTCGGCGACAGCGGCAGGCGGGTGTTCCGGGCCGCCTCGACCCAGGCCTCGCCGTTCTCGCGCATCAGCCGGCCGGGCACGAAGTTCATGGCCGGCGAGCCGATGAACCCGGCGACGAACAAGTTGTCGGGATGGTCGTAAAGCTCGATGGGACCGCCGATCTGCTCGATGATGCCGTCGTGCATGACGACAATGCGATCGGCCATGGTCATCGCCTCCACCTGGTCGTGGGTGACGTAGACGATGGTGGTGCGCAGCTTGTGGTGCAGCGCCTTGATCTCGGCGCGCATCTGGACGCGGAGCTTGGCGTCGAGGTTGGAGAGCGGTTCGTCGAACAGGAACACTCGGGGGTCGCGCACGATGGCGCGGCCCATCGCCACCCGCTGGCGCTGCCCCCCCGACAACTGGCGCGGATAGCGCCCCAGGTAGTCGGTGAGGTTCAGGATTTCCGCCGCCCGGTTGACGCGGGCGCGCATCTCCTCCCTCGGCGCCTTGGCCAGCTTCAGGCTGAACGCCATGTTGTCGAAGACCGTCATGTGCGGATAGAGGGCGTAGTTCTGGAACACCATCGCCACGTCGCGATCCTTCGGCGGCAGGTTGTTGACCTGCCGGCCGCCGATCAGGATCTCGCCCTTGGTGATTTCCTCGAGTCCCGCGATCATGCGCAGCAGCGTCGACTTGCCGCAGCCCGAAGGCCCGACCAGGACGACGAATTCCTCGTCGCGGATATCGACGCTCACACCATGCAGAACTTCCGTTGCCCCAAACGACTTAAAGCAATTCCGAATCTCTACGGATGCCATATCGTCTCCCTGAGCATCTCCCGTAACACGCGTTTTTATCGTTGGATTTCGTTCTTTTGAAGAATTGACTCCGGCGACCAGCCCGATACGGATGGACGCAGATGCCGAAACAATTCCTTGGACTTTTGTCCAACATATTATCGCGGAAAGATAGTGTCTTTCTGATACCGCTACCAGAAAAAAATAGGCGGGGGAGAATGGCACCCGCGCAAGATCCATGCGTCGCGCCCCGTCCTCTCCGGGACGGGCGTCACGGCCTTCGGCGCAGGAAAGGATCAGGAACCGGGGGCGCTGCCGGCGGGAAACAGCGTGGAGGTACCGGTGGCGGAGCTTCGCTCGGTCGGCATGTACAGCCCGCGCAGATCGGGAATCGGCTTGAAATGGTCGGAGATGCCAAGAACCGTCTCGGCGCCGCCGAGGAACAGGATTCCGTCATCCGGCATGATGCCGCGAATCTGGGCGAGAACCTTGGCCTTGGTCTCGTTGTCGAAATAGATGAGGACGTTTCGGCAGAACACCACGTCGAAGACGCCGATCCCCTTGAGGTCGTGAAGGAGGTTATACTCGCGATAGCGCACCATGGCGCGCAGCGAGGCGTCGATCTGCCAGAGATCGCCTTCCTTCTTGAAGTACTTGACCAGCAGTTGG
Proteins encoded:
- a CDS encoding ABC transporter ATP-binding protein, whose translation is MASVEIRNCFKSFGATEVLHGVSVDIRDEEFVVLVGPSGCGKSTLLRMIAGLEEITKGEILIGGRQVNNLPPKDRDVAMVFQNYALYPHMTVFDNMAFSLKLAKAPREEMRARVNRAAEILNLTDYLGRYPRQLSGGQRQRVAMGRAIVRDPRVFLFDEPLSNLDAKLRVQMRAEIKALHHKLRTTIVYVTHDQVEAMTMADRIVVMHDGIIEQIGGPIELYDHPDNLFVAGFIGSPAMNFVPGRLMRENGEAWVEAARNTRLPLSPKTPGRQGQQVVYGVRPKNFRLGSENGQLGIPIKVGVVEPTGDEIEVISSIAGEPICAVFTDRHDFRPEQDIVVFPELGSIHLFDAESGKRIVD